A genomic region of Desulfonatronovibrio hydrogenovorans DSM 9292 contains the following coding sequences:
- a CDS encoding peptidoglycan DD-metalloendopeptidase family protein has product MKNLENLLTKANSANILPWDLNQEKIIFFDFTADNPELKNIDVADPDSFTKYIFTKLSNAGARIGIGRYNENRTIYDKSPVFAALEDHSQRRTLHIGLDLWVAAGTPVLAPLDGVVHSFQDNNAFGDYGPTIILEHSLEKRTFFTLYGHLSRKSLEILSKGQAITAGQQIAAVGERHENGSWPPHLHFEIIKDLEGRAGDFPGVCTLKDRDKFLEHCPDPNLLLKIKGLKRPEP; this is encoded by the coding sequence ATGAAAAATCTGGAAAATCTGCTCACAAAGGCAAACAGTGCCAACATTTTGCCCTGGGATCTAAATCAGGAAAAAATCATCTTCTTTGATTTCACAGCTGACAATCCGGAACTGAAAAATATCGACGTTGCAGACCCGGACAGCTTCACAAAATATATTTTTACAAAGCTTTCCAATGCCGGCGCCCGGATCGGCATTGGAAGGTATAATGAAAACAGGACAATTTATGATAAAAGCCCTGTATTTGCCGCATTAGAGGACCACAGCCAGAGGCGCACTCTGCATATAGGCCTGGATTTGTGGGTTGCTGCCGGGACCCCTGTCCTGGCTCCTTTGGATGGAGTGGTGCATAGTTTCCAGGACAACAATGCTTTTGGCGACTACGGGCCAACCATCATTCTTGAGCACAGCCTGGAAAAGAGAACCTTTTTCACCTTGTATGGACACCTGAGCCGAAAGAGCCTGGAAATCCTCAGCAAGGGTCAGGCAATTACTGCAGGTCAGCAGATTGCTGCTGTGGGGGAAAGGCATGAAAATGGCAGCTGGCCGCCTCATCTTCACTTTGAAATCATTAAGGACCTTGAAGGACGAGCAGGGGATTTTCCTGGTGTGTGCACTTTAAAAGACAGGGACAAGTTTCTGGAACATTGCCCGGACCCCAACCTGCTCTTGAAAATCAAAGGTCTAAAAAGACCTGAGCCATGA
- a CDS encoding TVP38/TMEM64 family protein, with translation MKANVKLIALAAVLGAGIYAQHAGLLDLSHRLDQLENLAESWWAPLVAVIAQIILYMFAFPGSVLMWTIGVLYPPWAAAGLVVAGGVLGSLSAYFFAVRMSYSWNKKLVDSKIYGLIRNNSGFLQLCALRCLPGFPHSFINYSAGILRIRLVPFIISTSIGFAVKGFIYCSAIYAAFHLEEGEPAVSFSNLWPLMVLVLFSLLGILIQKKYFSGHDKHK, from the coding sequence ATGAAGGCAAATGTCAAGCTCATTGCCCTTGCTGCTGTACTGGGCGCAGGCATTTATGCCCAGCACGCAGGCCTCTTGGACCTGTCCCACCGGCTGGACCAGCTGGAGAATCTGGCTGAATCATGGTGGGCTCCTTTGGTGGCTGTCATTGCCCAGATCATCCTGTACATGTTTGCATTTCCAGGATCTGTACTGATGTGGACCATTGGGGTGCTCTATCCTCCATGGGCAGCCGCAGGCCTGGTAGTGGCCGGAGGAGTACTGGGAAGTCTGTCTGCTTACTTTTTTGCAGTCCGCATGTCTTATTCATGGAACAAGAAACTGGTGGACTCCAAGATCTACGGGCTGATCCGCAACAATTCAGGATTCCTGCAGCTTTGTGCCTTGCGCTGTCTGCCTGGTTTTCCCCATTCATTCATCAACTACAGTGCCGGGATTCTGAGGATCAGGCTTGTGCCTTTCATCATCAGCACGTCCATCGGCTTTGCTGTCAAAGGTTTCATCTATTGCTCAGCCATATACGCAGCCTTCCATCTGGAGGAAGGGGAACCCGCAGTTTCTTTTTCAAACCTCTGGCCCTTGATGGTTTTGGTTCTTTTTTCCCTGCTGGGGATATTGATTCAGAAAAAATACTTCAGTGGCCATGACAAACATAAGTAA
- a CDS encoding DUF6268 family outer membrane beta-barrel protein, whose translation MKNITKILICSVIVTIFFSTGLAQGETLRDISITTSLDHRFKTEIKNSDAKVSSTRYGLEGTFSHFTLAYDYIDYSWDKAGQSGLTSNRKKPWDQLHFISLGANKYFILNQDWSLNLGGGISSAFEKEMSDSFGARAFFFLVRSFEHGWSAGLGLAGSYHPVKSSVFPGFVLGYAPTGTQGFSARVGFPETGIRYGFNRNLALDAKVGYTSGIFRLENNSPVERKGYFREQAVKTGVSLEISPTESLFITLGPYLLLERQWRIYDKSKNRVSRQRLDSGAGAEIALLWRF comes from the coding sequence ATGAAAAACATCACTAAAATTCTTATCTGCAGTGTAATTGTCACAATCTTTTTCAGCACAGGCCTGGCCCAGGGCGAAACCTTGAGAGACATCTCCATAACCACCAGCCTGGATCACAGATTCAAGACCGAGATAAAAAATTCCGATGCCAAGGTTTCTTCGACCAGGTATGGCCTTGAGGGTACATTCTCCCACTTTACCCTTGCCTATGATTACATTGATTATTCCTGGGACAAAGCCGGGCAGTCCGGGTTGACCTCTAACAGGAAAAAACCATGGGACCAGCTGCACTTCATATCTCTTGGTGCAAATAAATATTTCATATTAAACCAGGATTGGAGCCTTAATCTGGGCGGCGGGATCAGCAGTGCATTTGAAAAAGAAATGTCTGATTCTTTCGGAGCCAGGGCATTTTTTTTCCTGGTAAGATCATTTGAGCATGGATGGTCAGCCGGTCTGGGACTGGCTGGTTCTTACCATCCGGTCAAGAGCTCGGTCTTTCCAGGCTTTGTCCTGGGATACGCTCCCACTGGAACCCAAGGGTTCTCGGCCAGGGTGGGTTTTCCTGAAACCGGAATCAGGTATGGCTTCAACAGGAATCTGGCCCTTGATGCCAAGGTTGGGTATACATCTGGAATATTCAGACTTGAAAATAACAGCCCTGTGGAAAGAAAAGGCTACTTCAGGGAGCAGGCAGTTAAAACAGGGGTAAGTCTTGAAATCAGTCCAACTGAATCACTTTTTATTACCCTTGGCCCTTACCTGCTTTTGGAAAGACAATGGCGGATTTACGATAAAAGTAAAAACCGTGTTTCAAGGCAAAGACTTGACAGTGGAGCTGGAGCCGAAATTGCCCTGCTTTGGAGATTCTAG